CGCGCCCATGACCGGCGGCATGAGCTGGCCGCCGGTCGAGGCGGTCGCCTCGATGGCGCCGGCAAGCTCGGGCGAATAGCCGGACCGCTTCATGTAGGGGATGGTGAAGGCGCCCGTCACCGCGACGTTCGCGACCGATGCACCCGTGATCATGCCCACGAGCGAACTCGAGACCACCGCGGTCTGTGCAGGTCCGCTGCGCACCCGCCGGCCGACGATTTTGCCCACCTCGCTCAGGAAGTCGTCGATGCCAAGAACGGCGAACAGCGCGCCAAACACGACGAAGAGAAAGATCTGGTTGGCGGAGATCGACAGGAAGGTCCCGTAGATGCCCGTGAGGCCGACCGAGAGATAGGAGATGACGTAGCCGAATGAGAACTCGCGGTGGTAGAGCGGCCCGGGCAGAAGGTGACCCAGAAAGAAGTACAGGATGAAAACGCCGGCAACGATCGGAAGGATCAGCCCCCAGCTTCGCCGCGTCGCCTCGATCACTGCCACCATCAGGATGACGCCGGCGGCCATGTCGACCGGTTCAGGAAAGCCGAGGACCATGTTGAGATGATCGATGTTCATCGCGACATAGGTTGCTGCACCGAGACCTGCCGCTGCGATCGTCGTCTGCACAATCCGTGCAATCGTCCCGCTGGCGCCGAAACCCGAGACGAGCACGATGAAAATCGCGAATGCCAGATGCACGCTCTGGTGGACGAAGGTCGTCACGAAGAAGCCCTGGCTGACAACCATATGGTAAGCCACCATGCCGCAACCGGCGGCGACCGTGAGTAGGTCGGCGATACGGCGCGTATGTGTCTGGGTGGCGGGCGGCACCGAATCCATCGGCTGTCTCCGGGCTGAGCGGCGCTTGGCGGCGCTTGAAAGAAGACAGGGCGGACCCATGGGTCCGCCCCGGCCGGTCTGCTATCCCGTCTACTTGACGAGACCTGCCTCCCGATAGGCGCGCAGGGCGCCCGGATGGATGCGGTCCGCGCTCCAGCCCGAGGTGAGCGCCTCCGCCGACATCAGCTTGCCGAGAGAATGGTATTCGGCGAAGGAACCCACATTGTCGATGATCGTCTTCGTGACCTTGTAGGCGAGTTCCTCGTCAAGCTCCGGATAGGCCATCCAGGCAACGGCGTCGAAGAAGGCTGGTACCGGGATGTCGAGCCCGTCGACCGAGCCGGGCTTCACGGTGATGGGAGAGATCGACACGCCGGCCGCGATCGTATCGGCGACTGCCTTCTCGCCCCACGGGATGTGGTGGAGTGTCCGTCCCGAGGCGAGCAGCTCCACCGTCTGCGGGCTCGGCAGGAACTTGCCCGTGCCGGGGTCGACATATCCGCCGATGATGGCCGCATCGACGTGACCGTTCAGCAGCGCATCGGCCGCCTCCTTGGTGCCGAGCGTCTCAATGTCGATCTTGTCCTCCAGCCCCCAGCCGTGCCGGATGATCAGGCGCGGCTCGATGGTCCAGAGGATCTGCGGGGGGCGGCCCAGCGCGATGCGCTTGCCCACGAGGTCCTGCGGCGTCTTCAGGGTCTCGTCGAAGGTCGCGAGCCACACCACCCCGAGATTGTAGTTGGCGATTAGCATCGCGGAGGGGAGCGTTTCCTTGAACGGGGGCTCCCCGTTTGTGGCCAGGTAGTTGATGCCGGCCGTGAACGCCATGATGGTGTTCTTCTTCGCGTCCGGCTCCTTGTTGAGCTTGTTCGCGTTGAAGACCAGGCCCGGCGTTTCGGTCGAATTGATCTGGACGTCCGTGGCCTTGGCCTTCGAGATCTGCTCCAGCGCGTTGGCAAGAACATAGCTCCCGGTCCCGAAGGGGCCGCTGATGAGGTCCACCGAGGCGTTCTGCGCCGGGGCCGCCGTTGCGATGGCGACCAGGCCGGCAGCCATCGCTCCTGCCCGGATCCAGGTGACGAGCCGCATGTTCATCTCCTCCCGTCGTGTCGACGCCTTAAGCTTGCAAGGTGACGTCTTGTTACACTATGTGAAACATATTATGCACTATATGAACTTTACCAGATGCGGTCGGTGAGTCAATCGACGGGTGAAACCTGGGCATTTCTGTCCTCAGGGGCTTGGCGCGACCTTCGGGCCCGGGGCGGTTGACAGAAACGCCATCTCCCTCATACTTATTAGTGAAACGTAGTTGCAAATAGTGTCATTATGCTAGCGGGCGGTTCCAGGGAGTCTGGGAGTTCGACGGGTCCGGTGCTCCAGACCGTGAGCCGGGCAATTGCCGTGCTGCGCGCCTTCGAGGGCGGGACGGTCGAGCTCGGCCTGAAGGACCTGTCGGTCAAGGTCGGGCTCAACAAGGTCAACGCGCTCCGGCTTGCCCGCACGCTGGTGCACGAGGGGTTGCTCGTGCACGACCCGAACACCCGGCGCTATGCCTTGTCGCTCGGTTGCGTGCCTCTGTTTCGCGGGCTGCTGGGCCGCAACGGGCTGCGCGAGGTTGCCCGTGTGCATCTCGAGAAGGCAAGGGAGACCACCGGGGAAAGTGCCTGCCTGATGGTGCGCGAAGGGTGGGATCGCGTTGCGATCGATTCATCGCCCAGCCGCCAGCCTGTCCGCTACGTCATCGACATCGGCGACAGGCGGCCGGTCTATCTCGGCGCGGCGGGGCAGTGCCTGATTTCCGCGCTGCCAGCAGGTGAGTGGCAGGCGCTGCTCGACCACGTCGGGGCGGAGCACGCCGCCGGGCGGACCAGGCTGACACC
This is a stretch of genomic DNA from Futiania mangrovi. It encodes these proteins:
- a CDS encoding IclR family transcriptional regulator — encoded protein: MLQTVSRAIAVLRAFEGGTVELGLKDLSVKVGLNKVNALRLARTLVHEGLLVHDPNTRRYALSLGCVPLFRGLLGRNGLREVARVHLEKARETTGESACLMVREGWDRVAIDSSPSRQPVRYVIDIGDRRPVYLGAAGQCLISALPAGEWQALLDHVGAEHAAGRTRLTPAAVQERIDTLRARGWAMGRGEWASEAAGAAAPIRDRAGNVIAAITIAVPITRATDSHMEMCGRIAFASAQAIRADFEKINR
- a CDS encoding TAXI family TRAP transporter solute-binding subunit, which gives rise to MRLVTWIRAGAMAAGLVAIATAAPAQNASVDLISGPFGTGSYVLANALEQISKAKATDVQINSTETPGLVFNANKLNKEPDAKKNTIMAFTAGINYLATNGEPPFKETLPSAMLIANYNLGVVWLATFDETLKTPQDLVGKRIALGRPPQILWTIEPRLIIRHGWGLEDKIDIETLGTKEAADALLNGHVDAAIIGGYVDPGTGKFLPSPQTVELLASGRTLHHIPWGEKAVADTIAAGVSISPITVKPGSVDGLDIPVPAFFDAVAWMAYPELDEELAYKVTKTIIDNVGSFAEYHSLGKLMSAEALTSGWSADRIHPGALRAYREAGLVK